The following are encoded in a window of Spea bombifrons isolate aSpeBom1 chromosome 2, aSpeBom1.2.pri, whole genome shotgun sequence genomic DNA:
- the FAM167B gene encoding protein FAM167B → MHILQFNKVLCFCLTFILLFSLLVLLSELLMSLNLVKFSELGEEEDGDNTPDLESVKALTARLKLQTRRPSYQEWALRVQGRPWMKNQGGSSEDKVVSSQGKCSPVGSVCGFESMDKALEWIRKELREIEAADHLLARQLMLLRSRISQLKVEQACERHKEMLDDATFDLEGCDEDSDLLCNIPPRAAFTLSTPLKHIGVTRMNINSRRFSLC, encoded by the exons ATGCACATCTTACAATTTAACAAAGTTCTTTGTTTCTGTTTAACGTTTATCTTGCTATTCagtctccttgttcttcttagTGAACTACTCATGTCATTAAACTTGGTGAAGTTTAGTGAACTGGGTGAGGAAGAAGATGGTGACAACACTCCTGATTTGGAGTCTGTGAAGGCTTTGACAGCCAGGTTGAAGCTGCAGACTCGGAGGCCCTCCTACCAGGAATGGGCGCTTAGGGTACAGGGGAGGCCATGGATGAAGAACCAAGGTGGATCATCAGAAGACAAGGTGGTCTCCAGCCAAGGAAAATGTTCCCCTGTTGGCAGTGTGTGTGGATTTGAGTCTATGGATAAAGCCCTGGAATGGATCAGGAAAGAGTTG AGAGAAATAGAGGCTGCTGACCACCTGCTAGCCAGGCAACTCATGCTCCTTCGATCTCGGATCTCACAGCTGAAGGTAGAGCAGGCCTGTGAGAGACACAAGGAGATGCTTGATGATGCCACTTTTGATCTGGAAGGCTGTGATGAGGACTCAGACCTGTTGTGTAATATCCCTCCTCGAGCAGCTTTTACTCTCTCCACTCCTCTGAAACACATTGGTGTAACGCGTATGAATATCAACTCCAGACGCTTCTCTCTGTGCTAA